Proteins encoded together in one Anoxybacillus flavithermus window:
- a CDS encoding aspartyl-phosphate phosphatase Spo0E family protein yields the protein MSLSLIEKKRRQLIELAQMYGFSAKETIQCSQELDELLNKHLKEAVLFHKEKEDKPCAT from the coding sequence ATGTCTCTTTCCCTCATCGAAAAGAAAAGAAGACAATTAATTGAATTGGCGCAAATGTACGGTTTTTCGGCGAAAGAAACGATCCAATGCAGTCAAGAGCTCGATGAATTGTTAAATAAACATTTGAAAGAAGCCGTGCTTTTCCATAAAGAAAAAGAGGACAAGCCGTGTGCGACATGA
- a CDS encoding DUF418 domain-containing protein, producing the protein MRISTIDAVRGFALFGILLVNVLDFSLPMLYVDASVFAKDGVDRFLLAFVDIFAQASFYPLFSLLFGWGAWVMFEKGGERFRVTFLRRLLALLLFGVIHAFFIWHGDILIGYAIVGLFLFPFFQASAKTLRNWALSLWSSWAFGSTILMWLMWKVSGDVDFSEPELARQAIANYQQGTWEQIFMQRVADWLYVNSFTQTFIFILTILPFLLFGAYIAKEKWFHHVAQHRETIQKWCIGSFVVGMAFKLLPYIEKNIVTEYAQDMIGGPALALFYLTAFSFATANVIRFFSPVGQMAFTNYLMQSVICTTIFYSYGFGLYGKVTPKQALAVALVVYVMQICWSHWWLKKYRIGPMERVWRWMTYGKKKTT; encoded by the coding sequence ATGCGTATTTCGACGATTGATGCGGTGCGCGGTTTTGCGTTGTTTGGCATTTTGCTTGTAAACGTTCTTGATTTTTCGCTTCCGATGTTATATGTTGATGCGTCGGTATTTGCGAAAGATGGGGTTGATCGTTTTCTGCTCGCATTTGTAGATATATTTGCGCAAGCGAGCTTTTATCCGCTTTTTTCGTTGTTGTTCGGCTGGGGAGCATGGGTGATGTTTGAAAAAGGGGGCGAACGGTTTCGAGTGACTTTTTTGCGCCGTTTGCTTGCGTTGTTGTTATTTGGCGTCATTCATGCATTTTTCATTTGGCATGGCGATATTTTAATCGGGTATGCGATCGTCGGGTTGTTTCTTTTTCCGTTTTTTCAAGCGAGCGCAAAAACGTTACGTAACTGGGCGCTTTCGCTTTGGAGCAGTTGGGCTTTCGGTTCAACGATACTCATGTGGCTCATGTGGAAAGTAAGTGGCGATGTCGATTTTTCAGAGCCAGAGCTGGCAAGGCAGGCGATCGCAAATTATCAACAAGGCACGTGGGAACAAATTTTTATGCAACGGGTAGCCGATTGGCTATACGTCAATTCGTTTACACAAACATTCATTTTTATTTTAACGATTTTGCCATTTCTTTTATTTGGAGCATATATCGCAAAAGAAAAATGGTTTCATCATGTGGCACAACATCGCGAAACGATTCAAAAATGGTGCATCGGTTCATTCGTCGTCGGCATGGCGTTTAAATTATTGCCATATATCGAAAAAAATATCGTAACCGAGTATGCCCAAGATATGATCGGGGGTCCTGCGCTCGCTTTGTTTTATTTGACCGCGTTTTCGTTTGCGACGGCGAACGTCATTCGTTTTTTTTCCCCTGTTGGTCAAATGGCGTTCACGAACTATCTCATGCAATCCGTCATTTGTACGACCATTTTTTATTCATATGGCTTCGGATTGTATGGAAAAGTAACACCAAAACAAGCGTTAGCTGTTGCGCTCGTTGTATATGTCATGCAAATATGTTGGAGCCATTGGTGGCTAAAAAAATATCGCATCGGACCGATGGAGCGCGTATGGCGATGGATGACGTACGGAAAAAAGAAAACGACATGA
- a CDS encoding spore germination protein, giving the protein MPSYIAGPIKITNVSSDATVNFGDTLQIAPKSSSRSLAGAGGGNTGDFLQTNTFISFTNTLDPDTADSNIKSKG; this is encoded by the coding sequence ATGCCTTCCTATATTGCAGGTCCAATTAAAATTACGAACGTCAGTAGCGATGCAACCGTCAATTTCGGCGATACGTTGCAAATCGCGCCAAAAAGTTCATCGAGGTCGCTTGCAGGTGCCGGTGGTGGAAATACAGGAGATTTTTTACAAACGAATACGTTTATTAGCTTTACAAATACACTCGATCCAGACACCGCCGATAGCAACATAAAAAGCAAGGGATAG
- a CDS encoding spore germination protein: protein MPAIVGAVQINSIGGGGVFHIGDVFAISPYSVAKTFAGAGSFNTGDGLHIYNQYSSTNTNDHDVADSNVVGNV, encoded by the coding sequence ATGCCAGCCATTGTTGGAGCGGTCCAAATTAACAGTATCGGAGGTGGCGGTGTGTTTCATATCGGCGATGTATTTGCCATCTCTCCGTACAGCGTTGCTAAAACGTTTGCTGGTGCTGGTTCATTTAATACGGGGGACGGCTTGCATATTTACAATCAATATAGCAGCACAAATACAAACGACCACGATGTTGCCGATAGCAATGTCGTTGGAAACGTCTAG
- the opp4A gene encoding oligopeptide ABC transporter substrate-binding protein, with product MKRKWLAALAALLLVLAGCTGKSDTTSGKGNNNEKPAAQKEDISKFPMTVKNDGKIIDGGVLKYGLVSDTPFEGTLSYAFYTGAPDAEILQFFDESLFRTNGDYEITNDGAATYELSDDKKTMTIRIKDNVNWHDGQPVTAEDLEYAYLVIGHKDYTGVRYGDPLIQGIVGMEEYHSGKADKISGIKVIDKKTLTITWKQANPSVLTGIWAYPLPKHYLKDIPIKDLAKSDKIRKNPIGFGPFKVKKIVPGESVEFVRNDDYWAGKPNLEGVILKVVSPQVVLQALKKGEIDVAGFPTDQYLNAKGTKNIQFIGKVDLAYNYIGFKLGHWDAKKQENVMDNPKFQNKKLRQAMAYAINNQEVADRLYHGLRFPANTLIPPSFPGYHDSSIKGYTYNPEKAKQLLDEAGYKDVDGDGLREDPNGKKFKVNFLAMSGGDIAEPLAKFYMQCWKDVGLDVQLVDGRLAEFNSFYDMIEKDDPKVDVYAAAWGTGTNVDPYGLYGRDAMFNYSRWVNEKNDELLEKGHSEQAFDKEYRRKIYSEWQKLMNEEVPVIPTLYRSAIYAVNNRVANFTVDPSSKLTWKDVGVTSEQPEVEQ from the coding sequence GTGAAGAGAAAATGGCTGGCGGCTCTCGCCGCGCTCTTGCTCGTGCTCGCCGGGTGCACGGGCAAATCCGACACAACGAGCGGAAAGGGCAACAATAACGAAAAACCGGCGGCTCAGAAGGAAGACATCAGCAAATTCCCGATGACGGTGAAAAACGACGGGAAAATCATCGATGGCGGCGTGTTGAAATACGGCCTTGTGTCCGATACGCCGTTTGAAGGGACGCTCAGCTATGCATTCTACACCGGAGCGCCCGACGCAGAGATTTTGCAATTTTTTGACGAGTCGCTTTTCCGGACGAACGGTGACTATGAAATTACAAATGATGGGGCTGCCACGTATGAGTTGTCGGATGATAAAAAGACGATGACAATCCGTATTAAAGACAATGTGAATTGGCATGACGGCCAGCCGGTGACCGCTGAAGACTTGGAGTATGCGTATTTGGTCATCGGCCATAAAGATTACACCGGCGTCCGTTATGGCGATCCGCTCATCCAAGGGATCGTCGGGATGGAAGAATATCACAGCGGCAAAGCGGATAAAATTTCCGGCATTAAAGTCATCGACAAAAAGACGTTGACGATCACATGGAAACAGGCCAATCCGTCGGTGTTGACTGGCATTTGGGCGTATCCGCTGCCGAAGCATTACTTGAAAGACATTCCGATCAAAGACTTGGCGAAATCGGATAAAATCCGGAAAAACCCGATCGGGTTCGGTCCGTTTAAAGTGAAGAAAATCGTTCCGGGCGAGTCGGTAGAGTTTGTTCGCAATGATGACTACTGGGCTGGCAAACCGAACTTGGAAGGCGTCATTTTGAAAGTCGTCAGCCCGCAAGTCGTCCTGCAAGCGCTGAAAAAAGGCGAAATTGACGTCGCTGGGTTCCCGACTGACCAATATTTGAACGCGAAAGGGACGAAAAACATTCAGTTTATCGGTAAAGTGGATTTGGCGTACAACTATATCGGCTTTAAACTCGGCCATTGGGATGCGAAAAAGCAGGAAAACGTAATGGACAATCCGAAATTCCAAAACAAAAAACTGCGCCAAGCCATGGCGTACGCCATCAACAACCAAGAGGTGGCCGACCGCCTGTATCATGGTTTGCGCTTCCCGGCGAACACGCTCATTCCGCCGTCGTTCCCGGGCTATCATGACAGTTCCATCAAAGGGTATACGTACAATCCGGAAAAAGCGAAACAATTGCTGGATGAAGCGGGATATAAAGATGTGGATGGCGATGGCCTCCGCGAAGATCCAAACGGCAAAAAATTCAAGGTCAACTTCTTGGCGATGAGCGGTGGGGACATCGCTGAACCGCTGGCCAAATTTTATATGCAATGCTGGAAAGATGTGGGTCTCGATGTTCAGCTTGTAGACGGACGCTTGGCGGAGTTCAACTCCTTCTACGATATGATCGAAAAAGACGATCCGAAAGTGGATGTCTACGCCGCCGCTTGGGGAACTGGAACGAACGTCGACCCGTACGGATTGTACGGCCGCGACGCCATGTTCAACTACTCGCGCTGGGTGAATGAGAAAAACGATGAACTGTTGGAAAAAGGCCATTCCGAACAGGCGTTTGACAAGGAGTATCGCCGGAAAATTTACAGCGAGTGGCAAAAGCTAATGAACGAAGAAGTGCCGGTCATCCCAACGTTGTATCGTTCCGCCATCTATGCGGTCAACAACCGTGTCGCCAACTTTACGGTTGACCCGAGCTCGAAGCTGACGTGGAAAGATGTCGGCGTCACGTCCGAGCAACCGGAAGTCGAACAATGA
- a CDS encoding ABC transporter permease — protein sequence MKAEISGPTPAGANIEKSPSAFSIMWREVARDRLALGSLIVLGILLSIVYGVSLFLDQEEIVKVDFLSIYSPPSAEHWLGTDYGGRDVFGQLIIGARNSFTIGLAITLITGAIGLIVGLVAGYFGGWIDNVIMRIIDFILVLPFLMLIIVFVAIVPKYNVLTFILIMSAFLWMGKARLIRAKTLAERELDYVSASKTLGTPDWKIIIFQILPNLSSIIIVNLTLNLAGNIGIESGLTYLGFGLPESTPSLGTLVSYATNPDVLQNKWWVWLPASLLILVMMLCINFIGQALKRAADARQRLG from the coding sequence ATGAAAGCGGAAATCAGCGGCCCAACGCCGGCCGGAGCGAACATCGAGAAAAGCCCTTCCGCCTTTTCGATCATGTGGCGGGAGGTGGCTCGGGATCGGCTCGCGCTTGGTTCGCTCATCGTTTTAGGAATCCTTTTGTCGATCGTCTATGGCGTGTCGCTCTTTTTGGATCAAGAGGAAATCGTGAAAGTGGATTTTCTTTCCATCTATTCTCCGCCGTCAGCGGAACACTGGCTTGGCACAGACTACGGAGGGCGCGACGTGTTTGGCCAGCTCATCATCGGCGCCCGCAATTCGTTTACGATCGGGCTGGCCATTACGCTCATTACTGGGGCGATCGGCCTCATTGTCGGATTGGTGGCCGGCTATTTCGGCGGCTGGATTGACAATGTCATTATGCGCATCATCGATTTTATTCTCGTTCTGCCGTTTTTGATGCTCATTATTGTTTTTGTCGCCATTGTGCCTAAATATAATGTATTGACGTTCATTTTGATCATGAGCGCGTTTTTGTGGATGGGCAAAGCCCGGCTGATCCGCGCCAAAACGCTGGCCGAGCGCGAGCTGGATTATGTCAGCGCGTCAAAAACGCTCGGCACGCCAGATTGGAAAATCATTATTTTTCAAATTTTGCCCAACCTCAGCTCAATCATTATCGTCAATTTGACGTTAAATTTGGCGGGCAACATCGGCATCGAGTCCGGGCTCACGTATCTTGGCTTCGGGCTGCCGGAGAGCACGCCGAGCTTAGGGACGTTGGTCAGCTATGCGACCAACCCGGATGTTTTGCAAAACAAATGGTGGGTTTGGTTGCCTGCGTCATTGCTTATTTTAGTGATGATGCTGTGCATAAATTTCATCGGCCAAGCGCTGAAACGTGCGGCTGATGCAAGACAACGACTAGGATAA
- the opp4B gene encoding oligopeptide ABC transporter permease — protein MLKFILRRILIMIPQLFLLSVLIFLLAKAMPGDALTGQLAANPKMDPQTLEEMREKLGLNDPVHIQYIRWVKNMLQGDLGLSYTHQQPVTDLLAGRIGNTVLLSAAILILTYLIAIPLGIVSGRWTDTWADKLVVGYSYLGFATPLFIFALVMLFIFGFHLGWFPTGGSVDVQVEEGTLAYYLSKLNHLMLPALSGALINTVVTIQYLRSEIVDTKVKDFVKTARAKGVPERHIYWRHILRNAFLPIAAFLGYEITGLVGGSVFLESIYSYPGVGQLFLQSIMQRDYSVVTALVMISGLATLVGTLLSDIILSAVDPRIRIE, from the coding sequence ATGCTGAAATTTATTTTACGGCGAATCCTCATTATGATTCCACAATTGTTTTTGCTGAGCGTCCTCATTTTCTTGCTGGCGAAGGCGATGCCGGGCGATGCGCTGACGGGGCAGCTGGCGGCCAACCCGAAAATGGATCCGCAGACGCTTGAGGAAATGCGGGAAAAACTTGGCTTGAATGATCCGGTGCATATTCAATACATACGTTGGGTGAAAAACATGCTGCAAGGGGATCTCGGCCTTTCCTATACCCACCAGCAGCCGGTCACTGATCTGCTGGCCGGACGGATCGGGAATACGGTGTTGCTGTCGGCGGCGATTTTAATTTTGACGTACCTGATTGCCATTCCGCTTGGCATCGTGTCGGGGCGATGGACAGATACATGGGCTGATAAGCTAGTCGTCGGCTACAGCTATCTCGGGTTTGCCACGCCGCTGTTCATTTTTGCTTTGGTCATGCTGTTTATTTTCGGCTTTCACCTTGGCTGGTTTCCAACCGGCGGCAGCGTGGACGTTCAGGTCGAGGAAGGGACGCTCGCTTACTATTTAAGCAAATTGAACCATCTCATGCTTCCGGCGTTGTCGGGAGCGCTCATCAACACGGTCGTTACGATTCAATATTTGCGCAGCGAAATCGTCGATACGAAAGTGAAAGATTTCGTGAAAACGGCGCGGGCGAAAGGCGTGCCGGAGCGGCACATCTATTGGCGCCATATTTTGCGCAATGCGTTTTTGCCGATCGCGGCGTTTTTAGGGTATGAGATCACCGGGCTTGTCGGCGGTTCCGTGTTTTTGGAGTCGATCTACAGCTATCCGGGGGTTGGCCAGCTGTTTTTGCAGTCGATTATGCAGCGGGATTACAGCGTCGTGACGGCGCTCGTCATGATTTCCGGCCTGGCGACGCTGGTGGGCACGCTGTTGTCGGACATCATTTTGAGTGCGGTCGACCCGCGCATCCGGATTGAGTAG
- a CDS encoding ABC transporter ATP-binding protein produces MALLNVNHLKVYYPVRGGFFRRVVDHVRAVDDVSFTLNKGETYGLVGESGCGKTTTGRTIIGLIRATAGEVLFEGTDLTKLRRREFHPYRKDIQMIFQDPYSSLNPRKRVLDIVAEPLRNFERLSPQEERQKVQYVLERVGLSAESIYKYPHEFSGGQRQRIGIARALTLNPKLIIADEPVSALDVSVQAQVLNFMKEIQQEYGLTYLFISHDLGIIRHMCDRIGIMYRGRLVEEGTSEEIFTNPQHIYTKRLLSAIPNADPRERGRQEALRREVEKEYEQSYSRYFDANGRAHPLKPISPTHSVAIP; encoded by the coding sequence ATGGCGCTTCTTAACGTCAACCATTTGAAAGTATACTATCCGGTGCGCGGCGGTTTTTTTCGCCGGGTGGTCGACCATGTCCGCGCGGTGGACGATGTCAGTTTCACGCTGAACAAAGGGGAAACGTACGGGCTCGTCGGCGAGTCCGGCTGCGGCAAGACGACGACAGGGCGCACGATTATCGGTTTGATCCGCGCCACGGCCGGGGAAGTGCTGTTTGAAGGGACGGATTTGACAAAGCTTCGCCGCCGCGAGTTTCATCCGTATCGGAAAGACATCCAGATGATTTTCCAAGATCCGTATTCTTCGCTCAATCCGCGCAAACGTGTGCTCGACATTGTCGCCGAGCCGCTCCGCAATTTTGAACGCCTGTCCCCGCAAGAGGAGCGGCAGAAGGTGCAATACGTTTTAGAGCGGGTCGGCTTGAGCGCGGAGTCGATTTACAAATATCCGCATGAATTTTCCGGCGGACAGCGCCAACGCATCGGCATTGCGCGGGCGCTCACGCTCAATCCGAAGCTCATCATCGCCGATGAGCCGGTGTCGGCGCTTGATGTGTCGGTGCAGGCGCAAGTGTTGAATTTCATGAAAGAAATCCAGCAGGAGTACGGGCTGACGTATTTGTTCATCAGCCATGATTTAGGGATCATTCGGCATATGTGCGACCGCATCGGCATTATGTACCGCGGCCGGCTCGTGGAGGAAGGGACGAGCGAGGAGATTTTTACGAATCCTCAACATATTTATACGAAACGTCTGCTCTCCGCCATTCCGAACGCCGATCCGCGCGAACGCGGCCGGCAGGAGGCGCTTCGCCGCGAAGTGGAAAAAGAGTATGAGCAGTCGTATTCCCGCTATTTTGATGCAAACGGCCGGGCTCACCCGCTCAAGCCGATTTCGCCGACGCACTCGGTGGCCATTCCGTAA
- a CDS encoding ABC transporter ATP-binding protein, with amino-acid sequence MAKQTLLEIEGLRVSFRIGDDYYAAVDDVSLAIGENEVVALVGESGCGKSALALSIMGLHPPEKTKIEGRLHFKGTNLLSLSVAELNRIRGKEIGMIFQDPLTALNPLMTVGRQIEESMDYHLRLSAAEKKKRTIVLLRKVGIPEPEKVYHRYPHELSGGMRQRVVIAIAIACEPALLIADEPTTALDVTIQAQIIGLLKELQRQMKTSIILITHDLGVVAEMADRVAVMYAGEIVELADVDTIFHRPLHPYTRSLLQSIPSAQTKKERLHVIQGIVPPLHKLPRRGCRFQPRISWIGADKHESDPKLREVEPGHWVRCTCYQHFYFPDDQKVGGIGHGAS; translated from the coding sequence TTGGCAAAGCAAACGTTACTGGAAATTGAGGGGCTGCGAGTCTCTTTCCGCATCGGTGATGACTATTATGCGGCGGTCGACGACGTTTCGCTGGCGATCGGAGAGAACGAAGTCGTCGCTCTCGTCGGGGAGTCGGGTTGCGGCAAAAGCGCACTCGCTTTGTCGATCATGGGTCTCCACCCGCCCGAAAAGACAAAAATTGAGGGGCGCCTGCACTTTAAAGGGACAAATTTGCTGTCGCTCTCCGTTGCCGAACTCAATCGCATCCGCGGCAAAGAAATCGGGATGATCTTTCAGGATCCGTTAACGGCGCTCAATCCGCTCATGACGGTCGGCCGGCAGATCGAAGAAAGCATGGATTACCATCTGCGGCTGTCAGCAGCCGAAAAAAAGAAGCGAACGATCGTCTTGCTTCGCAAAGTCGGCATTCCGGAGCCGGAAAAGGTGTACCACCGTTATCCGCACGAGTTGTCCGGGGGGATGCGGCAGCGGGTCGTCATCGCGATCGCCATCGCCTGCGAGCCCGCCCTGCTCATCGCCGATGAACCGACAACGGCGCTTGATGTGACGATTCAGGCGCAGATCATAGGGCTGCTCAAAGAGTTGCAGCGGCAAATGAAAACGAGCATTATTTTAATCACGCATGATTTGGGGGTGGTGGCGGAAATGGCGGACCGTGTGGCGGTCATGTATGCTGGGGAAATCGTTGAGTTAGCGGACGTCGATACCATTTTTCACCGTCCGCTTCATCCATACACCCGCTCATTGTTGCAGTCGATCCCGTCTGCGCAGACGAAAAAGGAACGACTCCACGTCATCCAAGGGATCGTTCCGCCGCTGCATAAACTGCCGCGGCGCGGCTGCCGCTTCCAGCCGCGCATCAGCTGGATTGGGGCGGATAAGCACGAATCGGATCCGAAGTTGCGGGAAGTGGAGCCGGGGCACTGGGTGCGTTGCACATGTTACCAACATTTTTATTTTCCCGATGATCAAAAGGTAGGTGGAATCGGCCATGGCGCTTCTTAA
- a CDS encoding spore germination protein — protein MPSYIAGPIKITNVSSDGTVNFGDTLQIAPKSSSKSLAGAGGGNTGDFLQTNTFISFTNTIDPDIVDGNVKSKG, from the coding sequence ATGCCTTCTTATATCGCTGGTCCAATAAAAATTACGAACGTCAGCAGCGACGGGACAGTGAATTTCGGTGATACGTTGCAAATTGCACCAAAAAGTTCATCAAAATCGCTCGCAGGTGCTGGTGGTGGAAATACAGGAGATTTTTTACAAACAAATACATTCATTAGCTTTACAAATACAATCGACCCCGACATCGTCGATGGCAACGTAAAAAGCAAGGGATAG
- a CDS encoding spore germination protein — MPAIVGAVQINSIGGGGVFHIGDVFAISPYSVAKTFAGAGSFNTGDGLHIYNQYSNTNTNDRDIADSNVVGNV; from the coding sequence ATGCCAGCCATTGTTGGAGCGGTCCAAATTAACAGCATCGGAGGTGGCGGTGTGTTTCATATCGGCGATGTATTTGCCATCTCTCCGTATAGCGTTGCTAAAACGTTTGCTGGTGCTGGTTCATTTAATACGGGGGACGGCTTGCATATTTACAATCAATATAGCAACACAAATACAAACGACCGCGATATTGCCGATAGCAATGTCGTTGGAAACGTCTAG
- a CDS encoding spore germination protein GerPB → MNVYVQQTISIHQLKIGSLTNSSVLQIGTTGKVQPLATLSNTGQFTQPAPESKMNIQGGPLVPLQSPV, encoded by the coding sequence ATGAATGTGTACGTTCAACAAACGATTTCTATTCATCAATTAAAAATCGGTTCGCTTACTAACTCATCTGTACTGCAAATCGGAACAACTGGAAAAGTACAACCGCTCGCCACATTAAGCAATACCGGTCAATTTACACAACCTGCTCCGGAATCAAAAATGAATATTCAAGGAGGACCGCTCGTTCCACTTCAGTCTCCTGTATAA
- a CDS encoding spore germination protein GerPC: MWHDYFKQLETYLKWQQQKMQSLEQAVNALQQQYEQLKKKPHTTIEKIEYHFDQLKVETLEGTLNIGLNPATFGEDTIENFAVPQSQTIIPQPTPLFRSIQTAVHSYLQEEGENIIARMEQTYNRSLDPTYRQFILEDIARQIDDRIHFYLRQHGENEQENDERQQNIIAYLKRDIEYSIETFLKHLPREGMNE; encoded by the coding sequence ATGTGGCATGATTACTTTAAACAGCTCGAAACGTATTTAAAATGGCAACAACAAAAAATGCAATCGCTTGAACAAGCAGTAAACGCTTTACAACAGCAATATGAACAATTAAAAAAAAAGCCGCATACAACGATCGAAAAAATTGAATATCATTTTGATCAATTAAAAGTGGAAACGTTAGAAGGAACGTTAAATATCGGTTTAAATCCTGCCACGTTTGGAGAAGATACGATCGAAAATTTCGCCGTTCCCCAAAGTCAAACAATCATTCCGCAACCAACACCACTTTTTCGTAGCATTCAAACGGCTGTTCATTCATATTTACAAGAAGAAGGCGAAAATATTATCGCCCGTATGGAACAAACGTATAACCGTTCGCTCGATCCAACGTATCGCCAATTTATATTGGAAGATATTGCTCGACAAATTGATGACCGCATTCATTTTTATTTACGCCAACATGGAGAAAACGAACAAGAAAACGATGAGCGACAACAAAACATTATCGCATATTTAAAGCGAGATATCGAGTATTCCATTGAAACGTTTTTAAAACATTTACCTCGAGAGGGGATGAACGAATGA
- a CDS encoding spore germination protein GerPE — MSRLSVVHFLRANAVSFSSVVQIGDSQEIRLSARALAVQRQLEYVDSREFPLTFPIFAKPIPTPPIDAEPLCRHTLHDCPLIAVHSMRIIGVSSTSVVHIGSTKTVEANSRVKHIRQL, encoded by the coding sequence ATGAGTCGCCTTTCCGTCGTCCACTTTCTGCGAGCAAACGCTGTCTCCTTTAGTTCCGTTGTACAAATTGGGGATAGCCAAGAAATTCGTCTTTCTGCGCGAGCACTTGCTGTTCAGCGACAGCTCGAATATGTGGATAGTAGGGAATTTCCACTTACTTTTCCGATTTTTGCAAAACCGATTCCCACTCCACCAATCGATGCTGAACCGCTTTGTCGCCATACGTTGCACGATTGTCCGCTCATCGCTGTTCATTCTATGCGCATTATCGGGGTTTCTTCTACATCCGTCGTGCATATCGGTTCAACAAAAACAGTAGAGGCAAATTCACGTGTCAAACATATTCGTCAACTATAA
- a CDS encoding spore germination protein — protein sequence MPALVGPIKINLVASGAVMQVGDTLYVSPKITSRTFAGAGAFNTGNFIMANNGISLTNTLDFDASDQNVVGNA from the coding sequence ATGCCAGCACTCGTCGGTCCGATTAAAATTAATCTCGTCGCTAGCGGCGCCGTCATGCAAGTCGGGGATACGTTATATGTATCACCGAAAATCACCTCTAGAACGTTCGCTGGTGCCGGTGCGTTTAACACAGGAAACTTTATTATGGCAAACAATGGCATTAGCTTAACGAACACGCTCGACTTTGATGCATCCGATCAAAACGTTGTCGGCAATGCTTAA